Genomic DNA from Methanobacterium sp. Maddingley MBC34:
CTGGTACTCACTGCATTGTGCTTTGTAGGTTTTGGAATAATGGTTTCTGCCAGGGTGTCAACTCAGGAAGATTACACCCAGATGGTGATGCCCTTCACCATGCCCATGATGTTCGTTTCAGGAGTTTTCTACCCCATTGAAACCATGCCCTGGATATTCCAGAAAATAGCATACATAACACCTTTAACCTATGCTAACGACGCATTAAGAGGAGTTATGTTAAAAGGAGCAGGAATAGGAGATATATGGATAGATATAGCTGTTCTTGCGGGTTTCACCCTACTATTCTTCGCTATGGGCGTAACCAGATTTAACAGAGACATTTAAGAAGAGTTTAACTAACGAATGTGTAATAAGGTGATAAAATGGATATTGGAAAAAAGCAAATCCTTCTCGGATTTATGATAACATGCCTTATGGCATCGCCAATGGGCATTGCATCAGTTGCTGGCGCGGATTGGAATTCGTTCCATGAAAACGCCCAGCACACAGGTTTTACTGACCAGGCCGCAGATTTCACACCTACAGTATGGTATTTCAACACACAGGGAGCGATAAAATCATCCCCTGCCATAATGAACAAAATAATCTATTTTGGTTCTAATGATGGCCATGTTTACGCAGTCAACATGGAAGACGGTACCAAACTTTGGGATTACAAAACTGACGGAGCCGTAGTATCCTCTCCTGCCCTGGCGGGAGATGTTCTTTACGTGGGATCATCAGACGGATACCTTTATGCCCAAGATACCAAAAATGGTGATGTTAAGTGGAAATACAAAACTGGTAATGCCATTGAATCCTCACCAGTGGTCCAAGGTAATCGGGTATACGTAGGTTCAAACGATGGCCGGGTTTATGCAATAGATATAGATAACGGGACCAAAGTATGGGAATATAACACTGGTAATTCAGTTAGATCATCCCCAGTTATCTCTGGAAGCACACTGTTTGTTGGATCAGACGATGGAAAAATATACGCCCTGGATACCGATACAGGTAATAAAACATGGGAATACACCACCGGAGATAAGGTGGAATCATCACCCGCAGTGATGAATGATATGGTTTATGTTGGATCAGACGATGGGAAAGTATACGCCCTTAGTACCTCTGATGGAACACTCCAGTGGAACTACGATATGGGCAAAGCAGTTGCTTCCTCACCAACAATTGACACCAATGACAACAGCCTGTTTGTAGGGGCTGACAACGGTAAGATGATGTGTTTGGACACCCGAACAGGGGTGGAAAAATGGAATTACACCGCCAGTGGTGCGGTGAAGACCACAGCAGCCATCACCGATAACAAAGTAGTATTTGGATCCGATGGAGGTACGGTTTACATAGTGAACAAGTACAACGGTAACGAAGAGTGGAGCTACAATCCGGGCTATGGTATCCTTAACCAACCAATGCAGTCTTCTCCAGCAACCTACGGAAACATGATCTACATTGGTGCAGATGATGGATCACTGTACGCCCTTAATAACGACAAAAAAACCGCTCCCATGTCAGTATACGTCTACTACATCGGTGCAGGCATAGTAATCATAATTGCCATTTTACTGATTGGTAGAGCTGTACGTGACCGGCGAAAAAATAAGGAATAAATAAAAATTATCTTAAGATACTGTTCTTAAGATATACAGAAGATCTAATCATCTTCTGTTAATTTTTTTTAAATTATTTTAGAATAAATATCAAATAATTATTTTTAAAATAATTAATACTAAAAAAATCTGAATAAAAATTAGAGATTGAACAAAATTAGAATAGACCCTATTCTTTATTTTCTTTAATAAAAGCTCTGCGATGTTGAATTAAACTCAATGTTAAATTTAAATAAAAAAAAGGAAAACAGGAGGTTTAAAAACTATTTACTGAACTCCTTTGCAAGCTGTATTTCAATGGCCGAAACATTGGTGGAGGTTCCCTCATTATTCATAATTTCTTCTGTGCATATTTCAATGCCTCCAATATCCACATCAGTTATGAATCTGTTTCTGACTATCTCTGCAACATCCACTGCTCTAGAAATGGCTCGTCCTCTGGCTTTTAGTATTACTTCGTTGGTACCGCCGTTCATCTGTGTTACTACAGCTAATACATAGTTCATTACCGGTTTGTTTCCAATGTACACCACATTTTCCTCTGACATTCACTTAACCTCCATTGATATACTATGATACTAAGGTGTTACTAATATTATATATATTTTATGACACAGTTTAAAGAAATAAGCCATTTGAAACGTTCCGAAAAATAAATATCTGTTAAAACCCATTAAATATCTGTTAAACCCCCTTTGTTTTTTATAATATTGACTGAACACTGAAAACATTTTATATTTTGAATAAGTTCATCTAAAGGGATCCACTCTTGACTCGCTCCTACAAAAAACTGGGAATAAAAATAAAATAAAAACTCTTCCGTGCCATATGAATACTTTTTGGAGGTTAATGGATGCCTCTATTCTTATTCAATGAATTATCCAATGAATAATTCAGGGAAACAGGAACCAATACTCGGGACATGTAACATATAATACTCAAAAATTATGAGTCAATTGCGCGGAATATTACCACAAAACCATCTACATTATCCTCAAAATCTTTAATTAGGGTCACACTGCCATCAACTGTTATTTTACTTCCATCTTTGGTTGGTAGAATGGCTCTCTTGAAATGAGATTCATTCATAGAAATGTCCTCACCCTTGGGGAATTTGTAATCCATGGGTTTGAATATATCCCGTACATCATGACCTAAAGCATATTCCTCCAGCCAGCCTGTTAATTCTTCAGCCATTGAATTCATGAATCTAACCTGGCCATGGGGATCCGTGGCAATTACCCCATCACTGATGCTTCTGAGCATAGCCCCTAACCATTTATCATGTTTTCGGAGCTTTTTTTCCAGCCGATCCCGGTACAGGGTTATTTCAATGGCAGTATTTAGTTCACTTTCTTCGAATGGTTTGCGTAAAAATCCATATGGTTGTTTGAGAATAAATCCAGAAGGTTCGGTTATTTTGGCCCGTTGAACTGTTTTCTCATCAGAGTAAGCCGTCAGGTAGATAATGGGAATTCCCAGTTTGGAACGGATCTTTTCTGCAGCCTGAATACCATCCATTTCACCTTCCAGTTTGATGTCCATGAGCACCAGATCCGGTTTTAACTCTTCAGATGCTTTAATAGCCTCTTCACCAGTAGACACAATGGCCGGTACATTAAAACCAACACTATTTAAGGCTTTTTTCATGTCTTCAGCGGTAATCCTCTCATCTTCCACTATCAGGATATTTATATTGGCCATTTCATACTCCCCCACTAAATCTGCCTAACCACAACTAACACTGCTTTTTCAAAATTGTTCATCATCGTTTTGAACCTTAAAAGACACTACCATCCCGTTTATTCTTTGCCTATAATCTTTTATAGGAGTTACAGTACCATT
This window encodes:
- a CDS encoding PQQ enzyme repeat-containing protein (PFAM: PQQ enzyme repeat), with amino-acid sequence MDIGKKQILLGFMITCLMASPMGIASVAGADWNSFHENAQHTGFTDQAADFTPTVWYFNTQGAIKSSPAIMNKIIYFGSNDGHVYAVNMEDGTKLWDYKTDGAVVSSPALAGDVLYVGSSDGYLYAQDTKNGDVKWKYKTGNAIESSPVVQGNRVYVGSNDGRVYAIDIDNGTKVWEYNTGNSVRSSPVISGSTLFVGSDDGKIYALDTDTGNKTWEYTTGDKVESSPAVMNDMVYVGSDDGKVYALSTSDGTLQWNYDMGKAVASSPTIDTNDNSLFVGADNGKMMCLDTRTGVEKWNYTASGAVKTTAAITDNKVVFGSDGGTVYIVNKYNGNEEWSYNPGYGILNQPMQSSPATYGNMIYIGADDGSLYALNNDKKTAPMSVYVYYIGAGIVIIIAILLIGRAVRDRRKNKE
- a CDS encoding nucleoid protein Alba (PFAM: Alba~TIGRFAM: DNA-binding protein Alba) produces the protein MSEENVVYIGNKPVMNYVLAVVTQMNGGTNEVILKARGRAISRAVDVAEIVRNRFITDVDIGGIEICTEEIMNNEGTSTNVSAIEIQLAKEFSK
- a CDS encoding PAS domain S-box (PFAM: Response regulator receiver domain; PAS fold~TIGRFAM: PAS domain S-box), with the protein product MANINILIVEDERITAEDMKKALNSVGFNVPAIVSTGEEAIKASEELKPDLVLMDIKLEGEMDGIQAAEKIRSKLGIPIIYLTAYSDEKTVQRAKITEPSGFILKQPYGFLRKPFEESELNTAIEITLYRDRLEKKLRKHDKWLGAMLRSISDGVIATDPHGQVRFMNSMAEELTGWLEEYALGHDVRDIFKPMDYKFPKGEDISMNESHFKRAILPTKDGSKITVDGSVTLIKDFEDNVDGFVVIFRAIDS
- a CDS encoding putative membrane protein (PFAM: ABC-2 type transporter) is translated as MVLTALCFVGFGIMVSARVSTQEDYTQMVMPFTMPMMFVSGVFYPIETMPWIFQKIAYITPLTYANDALRGVMLKGAGIGDIWIDIAVLAGFTLLFFAMGVTRFNRDI